A window from Peromyscus eremicus chromosome 1, PerEre_H2_v1, whole genome shotgun sequence encodes these proteins:
- the Rabac1 gene encoding prenylated Rab acceptor protein 1: MASQKDQQKDAEVEGLSATTLLPKLIPSGAGREWLERRRATIRPWGTFVDQQRFSRPRNLGELCQRLVRNVEYYQSNYVFVFLGLILYCVVTSPMLLVALAVFFGACYILYLRTLQSKLVLFGREVSPAHQYALAGSVSFPFFWLAGAGSAVFWVLGATLVVIGSHAAFHQIEPTDGEELQMEPV; this comes from the exons ATGGCGTCCCAGAAGGACCAGCAGAAGGATGCGGAGGTGGAAGGGCTGAGCGCCAC GACCCTGCTGCCCAAGCTGATTCCCTCCGGCGCTGGCCGAGAGTGGCTGGAGCGGCGCCGCGCGACCATCAGGCCTTGGGGCACCTTCGTGGACCAGCAGCGTTTCTCGCGACCCCGAAACCTGGGCGAGCTTTGCCAGCGCCTGGTACGCAACGTGGAATATTACCAAAGCAACTACGTGTTCGTGTTTCTGGGCCTCATTCTTTACTGCGT GGTGACATCCCCTATGCTGCTGGTGGCTCTGGCTGTCTTCTTTGGCGCCTGTTACATTCTCTATCTGCGCACGTTGCAGTCGAAACTTGTGCTCTTTG GCCGGGAGGTGAGCCCAGCACATCAGTACGCcctggctggcagcgtctctttccccttcttctgGCTGGCAGGCGCTGGCTCCGCTGTCTTCTGGGTCCTGG GAGCCACACTGGTGGTCATCGGCTCCCATGCTGCCTTCCACCAGATAGAGCCGACAGACGGAGAGGAACTGCAGATGGAGCCAGTGTAA